Below is a genomic region from Dehalococcoidales bacterium.
GGGAGCACCTTTTTCTTTACCCTGCCGCTGAAAAATGGAACGAAACCGGCCGGGGCCGGTAAAGATAAAAAAAGAGGGGGAGCATAAAACTCCCCCTCCCGTTTTGTAATTGGACTGAAACCGCAGCTAGACGAGCGCGCCGCCTTCCGGGGATACGCCGTTCGGGTCCAGGGTTTTGACCAGCTTCTGCCACCACAGGTGGTAGTTGGACAGAGCCGGCCCGATATCTTCCTGAGAACCCAGCGTCGAGGCGAAGTATTTCTCTGTGAAAGCCCTTCTGGTCTGCTCCTGCTGCCATTGTTCCACGGCTTTCTTGGCTTCGGCGTTCTGGGGGTCGTATTTACAGAAGATTTCCGTCTTGCCCAAGTGCCCCTGCTCCACGCCCCAGCCGAAGAAAGCGCCGCCGTCATCCACGATATAGCCGTTCTTGATGAGCGGTTCCTTGGCTTTGCCGGCGCCGATAGCCCACTTGATAGTGAGGTCGCGCTGGCCCATGATGGGTATGGAGTTGAAAGCGCCGCCGGCGCGGAAGGTCTCCCGGATGGAGGCGGAAATCCGGATGCACTGGCACATTAGAATGCCTTCGACTTCCGGGTTTTCCACGGTTTTCAGGGACTTGCCGCCGTTCTGCTTAACGATGTATTCCAGCACGTGCTTCTTATAGGCGAAGTCTTCCGGCGAGCTGCCGGCGATAATGACGAAGAAGCCGGGCCCCTGTACCTCTTTGCTCATCTTGGCGAAGACTTCCTCTTCCTCTTCATTGCAGGTGGTGATGTTGCAGGACACCATAGCGGCGTTGAAGCCCATCAGCTCGTAGCAGATTTCTCCTTCACCGAGCTTGAGTTCCGCCTGCCACATTTTATCCACGGAGGGGAAGCTGTAATACCGCGCCATGGTGTTGGCGGGTATCTCGCCCAGGGTATACTTGGGCGAATGCCCGACTATCGGGAATTCAGAAGGACCCGGCCAGTGGTAAAGCTTGACCGCGGCTTTGGTGAACACGCCAGGCGTCACGCCCGGGGGCACGGCGCTGGTGAGGATGGCCCTCAGGGAGGGACCGGGGCCGTCGCCGCAGAACCATTCGTCCGCGGAGCCGAGCGAGCCCGACCGCACGATTTCGCCTTCCGGCGTCACCCATTCTATAGCCAGGTGGTTGCGGTCATCACCGCTGGTGGTCTGGTCCATATGGCCGTGGCCGCGCAGCATGGCCGAGCAGTTGGTGCCGGCGCCCTTGATGCAGAAGTTCAAGCCTCTTTTCATCAGCTCGGCCTGAAGTTCCGCCGAGATGACGTAAGGCTCCACTACGGCGTACATGTTTTTCTCGTTGATTTCCACGATGCGGTTCATGCGCCGGAGATCAAACAGCACGATGCCTTTGGGGAACATGCCGGACCAGCCGGTGCATATCGGGCGGAACATCACCTTGTGCTTGTTGCACAGCTTGACCAGCGCCTGAACTTCCGCGGTGTCCTTGGGCAGGATTACCGCGGCGAACTCGGTGCCGTAATAAGCCGGCATAATGGAGGGGTCGTCACAGATATTCTCCACGCCCACCACATCTTCAAATTCCTTATATACTTCTTTAGTAAAAGCCATAGTTCATTAGCCCCCTTTCTTAGATTGCCTTTTCCACGAGTTCGACGATGTCATAGACTTTCAGGCTGCTGCCGCTGGCTTTGATAGCTTCGTTCAGGGTCTTTTCACACCAGGGGCAGGCGGTCACGATAGCCTCGGCGCCGGTGGATACAGCTTCATCAATTCTTTTCTGCGCCGTCCAGGTGGCGAATTCCGGGTTGGACTCATTGACGCCGCCGCCGGCCCCGCAACACCAGGCGTACTCTTTAATCCTGGTCATTTCCGTGAGCTTGACGCCCGGGATGCTCTTGATAACATCGCGCGGCG
It encodes:
- a CDS encoding FAD-dependent oxidoreductase; the protein is MAFTKEVYKEFEDVVGVENICDDPSIMPAYYGTEFAAVILPKDTAEVQALVKLCNKHKVMFRPICTGWSGMFPKGIVLFDLRRMNRIVEINEKNMYAVVEPYVISAELQAELMKRGLNFCIKGAGTNCSAMLRGHGHMDQTTSGDDRNHLAIEWVTPEGEIVRSGSLGSADEWFCGDGPGPSLRAILTSAVPPGVTPGVFTKAAVKLYHWPGPSEFPIVGHSPKYTLGEIPANTMARYYSFPSVDKMWQAELKLGEGEICYELMGFNAAMVSCNITTCNEEEEEVFAKMSKEVQGPGFFVIIAGSSPEDFAYKKHVLEYIVKQNGGKSLKTVENPEVEGILMCQCIRISASIRETFRAGGAFNSIPIMGQRDLTIKWAIGAGKAKEPLIKNGYIVDDGGAFFGWGVEQGHLGKTEIFCKYDPQNAEAKKAVEQWQQEQTRRAFTEKYFASTLGSQEDIGPALSNYHLWWQKLVKTLDPNGVSPEGGALV